The region TGTTGTCAGTCAGTTTATGCCATCTACAACAATTCATCATTGGGCGGCATTAGAGCAAATTTTGTGCTACTTAAAAGGAGCACCAGGACGAGGTATTGTTTACACAGATCATGGGCACACTCAGATTGAGTATttctcagatgcagattgggcagatTCCAAGGTAGATAGAAGATCCACTTCGAGTTATTGTGTCTTTGTTGGGGGCAATTTGGTCTCTTGGAAAAGTAAGAAGCAAAATGTTGTGCCTAGTTCCAGTACAAAATCAGAATATAGGGCTATGGCACAGTCTGTGTGTGAGATAATGTGGATATATCAGCTTTTGACTGAAGTAGGATTTAAGACTTCAGTACCAGCAAAATTGTGGTGTGATAATCAAGCTGCTCTTCATATTGCCTCAAATGTCATGTTCCATGAGCGAACTAAGCACATTGagattgattgtcattttgttcgtgGGAAAATTCAACAAGGCTTGATCTCCACATAATATGTGAAGACTGGAGAATTATTAGGGGACATTTTCACAAAGGCCTTGAATGGGGTGCGGGTTGATTATCTTTGTAAGAAGCTGGGCATGCTTAACATTTATACtctagcttgagggggagtgttagaaTATATGAGTTGTAAATTAGCTAGAAAATAGGgtcaattgtaattatttagttTCCTAATTTCTCTCCTACTTTCCTAGTTTAGTTTCTCTAatattgtataaatatatgttatttacaTGAATGAAGATACAATTCATTCATCATTTTCTACCATGGACAAGGTGGGGCTTGTTGATCTAGGGTGTGAGGGGCAAAAATTTATTTGGCACAAAAGACTGCTCACAGGAACTACGGGACCTGCAATGAAAAGAGCAAGAATGGATAGAGCTCTAGCCTCCATCGATTGGAGATTGATGTTTCCAAGAACAGTGGCTAAAAACTTACCTGTAGGAGTCTCAGATCATTGTCCTATTGTCCTTGACACCACAGGAGGAATGAAAAGTAGAGGAAGCAGTTTCAAATATGAAGTAATGTGGGCTAGTGACCCAATAAGCTTTTGGGTTGTGAAAAGTGATTGGGATAGACATTTACATAGCAATCCAATGGTGAACTTCCATCGTAAACTAAGAATAGTAAAAGGTGATCTCAAGCAATGGAGCAAAGAACAATTTTTGGAAGTCAAAAAGCAGGCTGATGAGGCCAAAGAAAAGATTGAAAAGGCTGAGAGGGAAGAACCTCTGAATGTCT is a window of Humulus lupulus chromosome 4, drHumLupu1.1, whole genome shotgun sequence DNA encoding:
- the LOC133832435 gene encoding uncharacterized protein LOC133832435, encoding MDKVGLVDLGCEGQKFIWHKRLLTGTTGPAMKRARMDRALASIDWRLMFPRTVAKNLPVGVSDHCPIVLDTTGGMKSRGSSFKYEVMWASDPISFWVVKSDWDRHLHSNPMVNFHRKLRIVKGDLKQWSKEQFLEVKKQADEAKEKIEKAEREEPLNVLKNEIARSSLNEALKREELFWGQR